The genomic segment AATAATATCTTGCAATTCACGGTAACGTTGCAACAATTGTTGAACTTCTGTAGCTACTTTATAATGTTCTTCCCCAACAATTTCAGGTGATAGAGCACTAGAAGTTGATGCTAAAGGATCTACCGCTGGATAAATACCTTGTTCAGTTAATTTACGTTCCAAGTTGGTTGTTGCATCTAAATGGGCGAAAACAGTTGCTGGCGCTGGGTCAGTATAGTCATCCGCTGGTACATAGATCGCTTGGATAGAAGTAATTGATCCTTTACTTGTTGAGGTGATTCGTTCTTGTAATTGACCCATTTCAGTTGCCAAAGTTGGTTGGTACCCTACTGCTGATGGCATACGGCCAAGCAATGCAGATACTTCAGAACCAGCTTGTGTAAATCGGAAAATGTTATCAATAAACAATAGTACATCTTGCCCAACTTCATCACGGAAGTATTCAGCAATCGTTAATCCTGTTAATGCTACACGCATTCTAGCACCAGGCGGCTCATTCATTTGACCGAATACCATTGCTGTACGTTTGATAACTCCAGAATCTTGCATTTCGAAATACAAGTCATTCCCTTCACGAGTACGTTCACCAACACCGGTAAATACTGAGATCCCACCATGTTCTTCTGCAATGTTATGAATCAACTCTTGGATCAAAACGGTTTTACCTACTCCGGCACCACCGAACAATCCAATTTTCCCACCTTTTAAATAAGGTGCTAGTAAATCAATAACTTTAATTCCAGTTTCTAGAATAGCAGTATTGCTGCTTAATTCATCAAATACTGGAGCATTACGGTGAATAGGGTGACGTTGTGCATCCTCTGGAAACGGTTCTTTTTCATCGATTGTTTCTCCCAAGACATTAAACATACGCCCTAATGTTTCTTCTCCTACTGGTACTGAGATAGCTTTTTCAGTATCAACAACGCTCATTCCACGTTGCAAGCCATCAGTCGATTGCATTGCAATCGTTCTGATAACACCATTTCCTAGTAATAAAGCCGTTTCTAAGACAACTGTTTCATTCTTACTCTTGTTTTTTTCAACAATGAGAGCATTATTAATTTCAGGCATAGTATCGTTTACTGGAAATTCTACATCCACAACAGGTCCTATAACTTGAACAATATGACCAATACTCATTCGATTTTCCTCCCATTAACTTACTTAGACGCTGAAGCACCACTTATGATTTCCGTAATTTCTTCCGTTATAGCGGCTTGACGTGCACGATTATAACGAATC from the Carnobacterium inhibens subsp. inhibens DSM 13024 genome contains:
- the atpD gene encoding F0F1 ATP synthase subunit beta: MSIGHIVQVIGPVVDVEFPVNDTMPEINNALIVEKNKSKNETVVLETALLLGNGVIRTIAMQSTDGLQRGMSVVDTEKAISVPVGEETLGRMFNVLGETIDEKEPFPEDAQRHPIHRNAPVFDELSSNTAILETGIKVIDLLAPYLKGGKIGLFGGAGVGKTVLIQELIHNIAEEHGGISVFTGVGERTREGNDLYFEMQDSGVIKRTAMVFGQMNEPPGARMRVALTGLTIAEYFRDEVGQDVLLFIDNIFRFTQAGSEVSALLGRMPSAVGYQPTLATEMGQLQERITSTSKGSITSIQAIYVPADDYTDPAPATVFAHLDATTNLERKLTEQGIYPAVDPLASTSSALSPEIVGEEHYKVATEVQQLLQRYRELQDIIAILGMDELSSDEKIVVSRARRIQFFLSQNFHVAEAFTGLPGSYVPVEETVRGFKEIIDGRYDHLPEDAFRNVGRIEEVVAKAESMGY